One Pseudomonas brassicacearum genomic region harbors:
- a CDS encoding DUF2857 domain-containing protein: protein MNLSFNVLNQAMLTQVLHELRLGNLQRCKALGLGEEDIYLLQSLPPTTLSRLAHAAVPWVEVKIDSPVLHRLIDQAERDEQNERLINRALKLGASSTIMYQYFGLAHSETALRRRLLKIETRMGRPQNLSEAQEHALWQRWCQLRAEDGVEDQLDAMMMLAEEQQISLTIVWQQIDHYSNEK from the coding sequence ATGAACCTGTCCTTCAATGTGCTCAACCAGGCCATGCTGACCCAGGTCCTTCACGAGTTGCGCCTGGGTAATCTGCAACGCTGCAAAGCACTCGGACTGGGTGAAGAGGACATCTACCTGTTGCAATCATTACCGCCGACCACGCTGTCACGGCTGGCCCATGCCGCCGTCCCCTGGGTTGAGGTCAAGATTGATTCGCCGGTGCTGCATCGGTTGATCGACCAGGCCGAACGCGACGAACAAAACGAGCGCCTGATCAACCGAGCGCTCAAGCTCGGTGCCAGCAGTACCATCATGTATCAGTACTTCGGTTTGGCGCATTCGGAAACCGCCCTGCGCCGACGTCTGCTCAAGATAGAAACCCGTATGGGCCGCCCCCAGAACTTGAGCGAAGCGCAGGAACATGCGCTCTGGCAGCGTTGGTGCCAACTACGCGCTGAGGACGGTGTTGAGGATCAGCTCGACGCCATGATGATGTTGGCAGAAGAGCAACAGATCAGCTTGACCATCGTTTGGCAGCAGATCGACCATTACAGCAACGAAAAATGA
- a CDS encoding STY4528 family pathogenicity island replication protein, whose protein sequence is MNIAASSRWQRVLQQCTQQLSERWPARPTTEPPSNQALQAGFLFSGQSHEVVPRRLLQDSRLTPLERNAWQVFRLMLHGQGVVTPRYEDLQPYLSSVPYGASASRETIARVLTMLRLTRWLSLVSRGRDQFSGRLQGSLYVLHDEPLTPAEAMELDQDYLELVGHALTHATKAVRIVAQHVLEEIRQDTNIDLGRLPSRLDSWSDHWTQQGLDQTTDEALHDSERGGDHRVRNHAGPRSDSEPGLNAHVSGTVRNPNAACTVLKESICTVPRATPAVDNLHWPDPLHLSPSERQAVTVTLNKLKPANRQAVLNEAGARCAAGRVRKPAAYLMGLIQRALKGDFHPWAGQAESLPIAEPPPAPPCQLRKKGEPASALAQACLDELRQLRSKRPGRQ, encoded by the coding sequence ATGAACATTGCCGCTTCCAGTCGCTGGCAGCGTGTTCTGCAGCAATGCACCCAACAACTAAGTGAACGTTGGCCCGCACGCCCCACCACCGAACCACCTTCCAACCAGGCACTGCAGGCGGGCTTTTTGTTCAGTGGCCAATCTCACGAAGTCGTGCCGCGTCGCTTGCTGCAGGATAGTCGGCTAACGCCATTGGAACGGAATGCCTGGCAGGTGTTTCGACTCATGCTACACGGTCAGGGCGTCGTCACACCGCGCTATGAAGATCTGCAGCCTTATCTGTCGAGCGTGCCCTACGGTGCGTCAGCCTCCCGTGAGACCATCGCTCGCGTCTTGACGATGCTCAGGTTGACGCGCTGGCTTAGCTTGGTGAGTCGTGGCCGCGATCAGTTCAGCGGACGCCTGCAAGGTTCTCTGTACGTCCTGCACGATGAGCCGTTGACACCCGCCGAAGCCATGGAGCTGGATCAGGATTATCTGGAGCTGGTCGGACATGCCCTCACCCATGCAACCAAGGCTGTGCGAATTGTCGCTCAGCATGTTTTGGAAGAAATTCGTCAGGACACGAATATCGATCTAGGTCGACTCCCCTCCCGGCTCGACAGTTGGAGCGACCATTGGACACAGCAAGGATTGGATCAGACGACCGATGAAGCGTTACACGATTCCGAACGGGGTGGCGATCACCGCGTTCGGAATCATGCGGGACCACGTTCGGATTCCGAACCGGGTCTGAACGCCCATGTTTCCGGCACCGTTCGGAATCCGAATGCCGCCTGTACTGTATTAAAAGAAAGTATATGTACTGTACCGCGCGCGACCCCAGCAGTGGATAACCTGCACTGGCCTGATCCGTTGCACCTGAGTCCGAGCGAGCGGCAGGCCGTCACCGTGACGCTGAACAAGCTAAAACCAGCAAATCGGCAGGCGGTGCTCAACGAAGCGGGCGCGCGATGTGCGGCAGGACGCGTCCGCAAACCCGCGGCGTATCTGATGGGCCTGATCCAGCGGGCGCTGAAAGGCGATTTCCACCCTTGGGCAGGTCAGGCTGAATCGTTACCCATTGCAGAACCGCCACCCGCTCCCCCGTGCCAGCTTAGGAAAAAGGGCGAGCCCGCCTCTGCCCTCGCCCAAGCGTGCCTGGATGAACTGCGCCAGCTGCGTAGCAAACGCCCTGGACGTCAGTAG
- a CDS encoding PFL_4669 family integrating conjugative element protein produces MADHYQLNLGSLRSSITLTLHTHHAARIWQGRTAREGVHSIMGMAGYISVTNLIKQAAAQDDPYADWAIMQLEETLMQAKAGMLELTQQLDRIRQDLPTQIDMGDNLNIHPVTLPLYIGSQLGFLAVYLLTDYDTLVRHTLLAHHTALIGRRDMEAWIDDGAHLLRSLFGQAQRYRHAGVTRDDMAANNARALAAIERMGLPPTDILEGHRRSQFAPPIVRRGAVAADDADALAENAAEPSATVDESEDEA; encoded by the coding sequence GTGGCCGATCACTATCAGCTCAATCTTGGCTCATTGCGCAGCAGCATCACCCTGACACTGCACACCCACCACGCCGCCCGAATCTGGCAAGGTCGAACCGCACGCGAAGGCGTCCACTCGATCATGGGCATGGCGGGCTACATCAGCGTCACTAACCTGATCAAACAGGCCGCAGCGCAGGACGATCCTTATGCCGACTGGGCGATCATGCAGCTCGAAGAAACATTGATGCAGGCCAAGGCTGGGATGCTGGAACTGACCCAGCAGTTGGACCGGATCAGACAGGACTTGCCGACACAGATCGACATGGGCGACAACCTCAACATCCATCCCGTCACCTTGCCGTTGTACATCGGCAGCCAGCTGGGCTTCCTCGCCGTCTACCTGCTGACTGACTACGACACCTTGGTGCGCCATACCTTGTTGGCCCATCACACCGCCTTGATTGGTCGCCGAGACATGGAAGCCTGGATCGACGACGGCGCCCATCTGCTACGCAGCCTGTTCGGCCAGGCCCAGCGCTATCGGCATGCTGGCGTCACCCGTGATGACATGGCGGCGAACAACGCTCGTGCTCTGGCGGCAATCGAGAGAATGGGTTTGCCCCCTACGGATATCCTTGAGGGGCATCGCCGCTCCCAGTTCGCGCCGCCCATCGTTCGTCGTGGTGCTGTGGCAGCGGATGACGCTGACGCGTTGGCGGAGAACGCGGCAGAGCCATCTGCGACAGTAGATGAGTCGGAGGACGAAGCATGA
- a CDS encoding DUF3158 family protein, translating into MKPIISTQPIPLETLTPDAYRHLEHATSLKGLLKPFKGKGELEYLAQVARETEAQLCRLMEAVALQAGQPPFSLLDIRLVLQNTSAGSTFLRWRTRDFARMGVAVWERQASNKALPQAVREGMHRFECERIALNLQMSVVHSLYRQASTCAIKMASAERLLRQFTPAAELSR; encoded by the coding sequence ATGAAGCCCATTATCTCGACTCAGCCAATCCCCCTCGAAACACTCACGCCGGATGCCTATCGACACCTCGAACACGCTACCTCCCTAAAAGGCCTTTTAAAACCTTTTAAGGGTAAGGGGGAACTGGAATACCTGGCGCAGGTGGCGAGGGAAACCGAGGCGCAGTTATGTCGCCTCATGGAGGCGGTGGCGCTGCAGGCCGGACAACCGCCTTTCTCGCTGCTGGATATTCGATTGGTGCTGCAGAACACCAGTGCGGGCAGCACCTTTTTGCGATGGCGCACCCGTGACTTCGCCCGTATGGGCGTTGCGGTCTGGGAACGCCAGGCCTCCAACAAGGCCTTGCCGCAAGCCGTACGCGAGGGAATGCACCGTTTCGAATGCGAGCGCATTGCACTGAACTTGCAGATGAGCGTGGTGCATTCGCTCTACCGTCAGGCTTCAACCTGCGCAATCAAAATGGCCAGCGCCGAACGGCTGCTGCGCCAGTTCACGCCAGCAGCGGAGTTATCACGATGA
- a CDS encoding single-stranded DNA-binding protein: MSTFFVGEGNIGSAPEFQEFPSGNDEPRRLLRLNVYFDNPVPRDGSYEDRGGYWAPVELWHREAEHWSTLYQKGMRVLVEGRTVRDEWEDSEDNARVTFKIEARRVGILPHRVQNVAMRERSNDPAQSAAHVGQATDQTSSPASKSKKRRGQPPSA; this comes from the coding sequence ATGAGTACTTTTTTCGTCGGCGAAGGCAACATCGGCAGTGCGCCAGAGTTTCAGGAGTTCCCGTCAGGCAATGATGAGCCACGGCGTTTGCTGCGCCTGAATGTATACTTCGACAACCCCGTGCCACGCGATGGCAGCTATGAGGATCGAGGCGGCTATTGGGCGCCGGTTGAGCTTTGGCACCGCGAGGCTGAACACTGGAGCACGCTGTACCAGAAAGGCATGCGCGTGTTGGTCGAAGGCCGCACCGTGCGCGATGAGTGGGAGGACAGTGAAGACAATGCGCGGGTCACCTTCAAGATCGAGGCGCGTCGTGTCGGCATCCTGCCTCATCGCGTGCAGAACGTGGCAATGCGGGAGCGCTCCAATGATCCAGCCCAATCTGCGGCTCACGTCGGGCAGGCTACAGACCAGACCAGCTCGCCTGCGTCGAAGTCCAAAAAGCGCAGAGGGCAGCCACCATCGGCATGA
- a CDS encoding DNA topoisomerase III: MRLFLCEKPSQGRDIAKVLGASRRGDGCLIGRETTVTWCIGHLLETAPPEAYGYQYKTWSLDHLPIIPAQWRVEVKPKTVAQFKIIKQLLSEATTVVIATDADREGEMIARELLELCNYRGSVERLWLSALNEASIRKALSSLKSSDETLTLYHSALARSRADWLIGMNLSRLFTLLGRRAGYDGVLSVGRVQTPTLRLVVDRDRAIASFVSVPYWVVNAHLSSMGQQPFIASWIPPSSGRDEAGRCLQQALASQALQAISSSKTATVVSLRTEHLHEAPPLPFDLSTLQEVCSRKLGIGAQETLNIAQALYETHKATSYPRSDCRYLPESMFNEVAAVFDALLRMDPALRPALGGIDRSLRSRAWNDAKITAHHAIIPTTEPANLGRMSEQERQVYELIRSHYLAQFLPHHEFDRTEVELECGAERLTAVGKQILVQGWKGLLSDNPDDDEPSQKSQVLPALQQGRQCAVDDVELKSMRTVAPKSLTEGDLIKAMKNVAKLVNDPRLKQKLRDTTGIGTEATRAGIIKGLIDRGYLLKKKRALMASATAHTLIEAVPAAVADPGMTAIWEQALDEIEAGRLTLDAFVAKQANWITQLVEHYGALTLSVAVEAGPHCPICNASMLRRKGKSGPFWSCSHYPDCKGTVPISKGPRRP; the protein is encoded by the coding sequence ATGCGTCTCTTTCTCTGCGAGAAACCCTCCCAAGGTCGTGACATCGCCAAGGTTCTCGGAGCCAGCCGACGTGGCGATGGTTGCTTGATCGGACGCGAGACAACCGTCACCTGGTGTATCGGTCACCTGCTGGAAACGGCCCCACCTGAAGCCTATGGCTATCAATACAAAACCTGGTCGTTGGATCATCTACCGATCATTCCCGCGCAGTGGAGAGTTGAGGTCAAACCCAAGACTGTCGCGCAGTTCAAAATCATCAAACAGCTGCTCAGCGAAGCTACCACCGTCGTCATCGCCACCGACGCCGATCGCGAAGGTGAAATGATTGCCCGCGAGTTGCTGGAGCTCTGCAACTATCGTGGTTCTGTTGAGCGCCTCTGGTTATCCGCACTCAATGAGGCGTCGATTCGCAAGGCATTGTCCTCGCTGAAGTCAAGCGATGAGACCCTCACGCTGTATCACTCAGCCCTCGCCCGCAGCCGCGCCGATTGGCTAATTGGTATGAACCTCAGTCGTTTGTTTACCCTCCTGGGACGGCGGGCGGGTTATGACGGCGTACTGTCGGTTGGACGCGTCCAAACGCCCACTTTGCGCTTGGTGGTTGATCGAGATCGTGCGATTGCCAGCTTCGTCTCGGTGCCGTACTGGGTGGTGAATGCGCACCTGTCCTCAATGGGGCAACAACCATTCATCGCATCGTGGATACCACCAAGCTCAGGACGTGACGAAGCCGGTCGCTGCCTGCAGCAGGCGCTCGCAAGTCAAGCCCTCCAAGCGATTTCTAGCAGCAAGACCGCCACCGTAGTCTCGCTGCGGACTGAGCATTTGCACGAAGCGCCACCCCTGCCCTTCGACCTGAGCACACTGCAAGAAGTCTGCTCACGCAAGCTGGGAATCGGCGCTCAGGAAACCCTGAACATCGCCCAAGCCTTGTATGAAACCCACAAAGCCACCAGCTATCCGCGCAGCGATTGCCGTTATTTGCCAGAGAGCATGTTCAACGAGGTAGCCGCGGTATTCGATGCCCTGCTTAGAATGGATCCCGCGTTACGCCCAGCGCTCGGAGGCATCGATCGATCATTGCGCTCACGAGCATGGAACGATGCCAAGATCACCGCGCACCACGCCATCATCCCCACCACCGAGCCGGCGAACCTTGGGCGGATGTCTGAACAAGAGCGCCAAGTCTACGAACTGATTCGTAGCCACTACCTCGCGCAATTCCTGCCGCATCACGAGTTTGATCGAACCGAGGTCGAACTGGAGTGCGGCGCCGAGCGTTTGACTGCTGTTGGCAAACAGATCCTCGTCCAAGGCTGGAAAGGCTTACTCTCCGACAACCCCGACGACGATGAACCTAGTCAAAAGTCCCAGGTGTTGCCCGCCCTACAACAGGGTAGGCAGTGCGCAGTGGACGACGTTGAACTCAAATCCATGCGCACCGTTGCGCCCAAATCGCTCACCGAGGGCGATCTGATCAAGGCGATGAAAAACGTCGCCAAGCTGGTCAACGACCCGCGCCTTAAACAGAAACTTCGGGATACTACCGGTATCGGCACGGAAGCCACGCGAGCCGGCATCATCAAGGGCTTGATTGATCGCGGTTACTTGCTGAAGAAAAAACGTGCCTTAATGGCCTCCGCAACGGCCCATACGCTGATCGAAGCGGTACCCGCTGCAGTCGCGGATCCGGGTATGACAGCGATCTGGGAGCAAGCTCTGGATGAAATCGAAGCGGGACGTCTGACCTTGGATGCATTCGTCGCCAAACAGGCGAACTGGATTACGCAGTTGGTCGAGCACTACGGAGCGCTCACCTTGTCGGTAGCGGTCGAAGCCGGACCGCACTGCCCCATTTGCAACGCCTCAATGCTTAGGCGGAAGGGAAAATCAGGACCGTTTTGGTCATGCTCCCACTACCCGGACTGCAAAGGCACTGTGCCGATCAGCAAAGGGCCGCGTCGGCCATGA
- a CDS encoding helix-turn-helix domain-containing protein, protein MAHKHPTQAQIGRMIAKHRTQRNLTQEEVAERLGIGSEAISRLERGVVELSVVKLMQLADIFDCRMDELLTESSNRPNDQGQMIAGLLNGLQESDRAFVLATVQQLAAHLANK, encoded by the coding sequence TTGGCACATAAACATCCAACCCAAGCCCAAATCGGACGCATGATCGCGAAGCACCGCACCCAGCGTAATCTGACCCAGGAAGAGGTGGCTGAACGCCTGGGGATCGGCAGCGAAGCCATTTCGCGTCTTGAGCGGGGTGTAGTGGAGCTTTCCGTGGTCAAGCTGATGCAACTAGCGGACATCTTCGACTGCCGGATGGATGAACTGCTGACGGAGTCGAGCAATCGTCCCAATGACCAGGGCCAGATGATCGCGGGTCTGCTGAACGGCCTTCAAGAAAGCGACCGTGCCTTTGTCCTGGCTACCGTCCAGCAATTGGCTGCTCATCTCGCCAACAAATAA
- a CDS encoding STY4534 family ICE replication protein: MAHANQSQEATSYFNLHTAGIGYLNRVREVQVRRGQPFMACDIAALHGATDAVEYTRFDCKVAGGEAERLIRLYMDAVKAEKKVLLSFRIGDLWIDPFLYEKGNKQGQPGASLKGRLLYIDWIKVNGTFEYKAPARQEATAPAEQAPNGEPSPTSADAEAEDTENPTESRTEPESPPTPRTARRVATRTVQSA; the protein is encoded by the coding sequence ATGGCCCACGCCAACCAATCCCAAGAAGCGACCTCTTACTTCAATCTGCACACCGCCGGTATCGGCTACCTCAACCGTGTTCGTGAAGTACAAGTCCGCCGCGGGCAGCCATTCATGGCGTGCGATATCGCAGCCCTGCATGGTGCCACCGATGCGGTGGAGTACACCCGCTTCGACTGCAAAGTCGCTGGGGGCGAAGCTGAACGCTTGATTCGTCTCTATATGGACGCCGTCAAAGCCGAGAAAAAGGTCTTGCTGTCGTTCCGTATCGGCGATCTGTGGATCGACCCGTTTCTCTATGAGAAAGGCAATAAACAAGGCCAACCGGGCGCCAGCCTGAAAGGTCGTCTGCTGTACATCGACTGGATCAAGGTCAACGGCACGTTCGAGTACAAGGCGCCCGCCAGGCAGGAGGCAACAGCACCTGCTGAGCAAGCGCCAAACGGTGAGCCATCCCCAACGTCGGCTGATGCCGAAGCTGAGGATACCGAAAACCCAACAGAGTCCAGGACTGAACCTGAATCTCCACCCACTCCCCGCACGGCCCGCCGTGTCGCCACACGTACTGTTCAGTCCGCCTGA
- the radC gene encoding RadC family protein, which translates to MSTQLTLIETSDVEADRIAQENQLIEEALHILDRRLFTRGPGLTSPDTVASYLKLHIAPQEHEVFGVIFLDARHRVLAFEILFHGSIDGASVYPRQVVKRSLAHNAAAAIVVHNHPSGCTEPSLADRALTERLKEALDLIEVRVLDHFIVGEGRPLSLAEHGWL; encoded by the coding sequence ATGAGCACCCAACTCACGCTGATTGAAACCTCGGATGTCGAGGCTGATCGCATTGCCCAAGAAAACCAGCTGATCGAAGAAGCGCTGCATATTCTGGATCGTCGACTGTTCACCCGCGGCCCCGGCCTGACGTCACCCGACACCGTGGCCTCATACCTAAAACTGCATATTGCGCCACAAGAGCATGAAGTCTTCGGCGTGATTTTTCTCGACGCCCGCCATCGCGTTCTGGCATTCGAGATCCTCTTTCACGGGAGTATCGATGGCGCCAGTGTTTACCCCCGCCAAGTTGTCAAGCGCTCCCTGGCACATAACGCAGCAGCTGCCATTGTCGTTCATAACCACCCCTCCGGTTGCACGGAACCCAGCCTGGCGGATCGCGCCTTGACCGAACGGTTGAAAGAGGCCTTGGACTTGATCGAAGTGCGCGTATTGGATCACTTCATCGTAGGCGAAGGTCGTCCTCTCTCCCTCGCCGAGCATGGCTGGCTTTAA
- a CDS encoding PilL N-terminal domain-containing protein — MERFFTPVCLLGLLSACTAQIPNTLPTHPEVDSGSNRVQRSKDAVEESPRAELRYGRYTLVSTEPTTEQRDLLAQIIDVSIPSNLNPSVQEAMHYVLQRSGYSLCPAAKPVKILFTRPLPAAHYRLGPISLSNALQVLAGPAWQLTIDEVSRSVCFERQKNDAAVVRVAPSVPHQPEARP, encoded by the coding sequence ATGGAGCGTTTTTTCACGCCTGTCTGCCTGCTGGGTTTGTTGAGCGCCTGCACGGCGCAGATCCCTAATACATTGCCGACCCATCCGGAGGTCGACAGTGGCTCCAATCGGGTCCAGCGCTCGAAGGACGCAGTTGAAGAAAGCCCTCGGGCAGAACTCCGCTATGGCCGCTATACGCTGGTTAGCACCGAGCCCACGACAGAGCAACGTGATCTTCTGGCTCAAATCATTGACGTGAGCATTCCGTCCAACCTAAATCCCTCGGTACAGGAGGCGATGCACTACGTGCTGCAGCGCTCAGGCTATTCGCTCTGCCCTGCTGCCAAACCAGTAAAGATACTATTTACCCGGCCTCTGCCCGCCGCCCATTACCGGCTCGGCCCGATTTCATTAAGCAACGCTCTACAAGTACTGGCTGGCCCCGCCTGGCAACTCACGATCGATGAGGTCAGCCGTTCGGTCTGCTTCGAACGGCAAAAAAATGATGCTGCCGTCGTGCGGGTCGCACCCAGCGTGCCCCATCAGCCGGAGGCACGCCCATGA
- a CDS encoding chemotaxis protein, with the protein MKASTFQTLIVGSLCLAVSGLSGGLYNQYQRVTELENANAQRVQTLDTLQRDSSTLLDAQEKLQYALKDLKQMVDSGEQQANTLDPMLDQWAQEIQELRDGLAARATEVDMIALRARLEHVEQQLLDLKSQPPLPPPTPSTAKPKKTARAKPAPLSPPFSMLGVESRGGERFLAVSPPDSRSLTDIRLLHNGEQLGTWQLKALEPNAAIFTVPTQPDQTVQLP; encoded by the coding sequence ATGAAAGCCTCGACGTTTCAAACCCTCATTGTCGGCTCACTTTGCCTGGCGGTCTCCGGGCTGAGTGGTGGTTTGTATAACCAGTATCAACGCGTGACCGAGCTGGAAAATGCGAACGCCCAACGCGTACAGACCCTGGATACCCTGCAACGTGATTCAAGCACCCTCTTGGATGCACAGGAGAAGCTGCAGTACGCACTGAAAGACCTGAAGCAGATGGTCGACTCCGGTGAGCAACAGGCCAATACCCTCGATCCGATGTTGGATCAATGGGCGCAGGAGATACAGGAATTGCGCGATGGTCTGGCAGCCCGTGCTACCGAAGTCGACATGATCGCGCTACGCGCACGACTTGAGCACGTCGAGCAGCAACTCCTGGACCTCAAGAGCCAGCCACCACTCCCACCACCGACGCCTTCCACGGCCAAGCCGAAAAAAACCGCTCGCGCCAAACCTGCCCCGCTCTCACCGCCATTCTCAATGCTGGGTGTTGAATCTCGCGGTGGCGAGCGTTTTCTGGCCGTCTCACCTCCTGATAGTCGCTCGCTCACAGATATCCGGTTGCTGCACAACGGCGAGCAGCTCGGCACATGGCAGCTGAAGGCGCTGGAGCCGAACGCGGCCATCTTCACGGTGCCCACTCAGCCAGACCAGACCGTGCAACTCCCTTGA
- a CDS encoding TIGR03759 family integrating conjugative element protein: protein MNRALLSPVVCLVSLLSTGAAMGNPVTTPSRTQDTQPAPLERSHSEQAASWGLTEQEWTRFKQIQAGPRGYWSPNLDPLTALGVEAETDQERQRYAELQVALEAKRAERELAYQNAYTAAWAKLFPGLLPIQGMASPSPANSSVEPRQALFVEDHCPACTAEAQRLQSSDTAFDIYMVGSQGEDERVRRWARQADIDPAKVQRRQITLNHDRGRWFSLGAAGPLPATFQQVNGQWQRLD from the coding sequence ATGAACAGAGCGCTACTGTCCCCTGTCGTCTGTCTCGTTTCATTGCTTAGCACGGGCGCTGCGATGGGTAACCCTGTCACGACACCGTCACGGACCCAGGACACGCAGCCTGCTCCGCTGGAGCGTTCGCACTCAGAACAGGCGGCAAGCTGGGGTCTGACGGAGCAGGAGTGGACACGCTTCAAACAGATCCAAGCCGGCCCGCGTGGTTACTGGAGCCCGAATCTCGATCCGCTGACTGCACTCGGCGTCGAGGCGGAGACCGACCAAGAGCGTCAGCGCTATGCGGAGTTGCAGGTAGCGCTGGAAGCCAAACGCGCCGAACGCGAGTTGGCCTACCAAAACGCTTACACCGCGGCCTGGGCCAAGCTGTTCCCCGGGCTGCTGCCGATCCAGGGTATGGCATCCCCGTCCCCTGCCAACTCATCGGTAGAGCCGCGCCAAGCTCTGTTTGTCGAGGACCATTGCCCAGCGTGCACCGCTGAAGCGCAGCGTCTGCAAAGCAGTGATACGGCGTTTGATATTTACATGGTGGGCAGCCAGGGCGAGGATGAACGCGTCCGTCGCTGGGCTCGGCAAGCGGACATCGATCCGGCCAAGGTTCAGCGCCGGCAGATTACCCTGAACCATGACCGAGGTCGCTGGTTCAGCCTGGGTGCTGCGGGGCCATTGCCCGCCACATTTCAACAGGTGAACGGACAATGGCAACGCTTAGACTGA
- a CDS encoding lytic transglycosylase, translating into MATLRLSGLALMLTMLAAQADELPPPAYQLAAHDASIPSKVLFAIALQESGIRVRDQLLPWPWTLNIAGIPYRFATRAAACHALLQALVRHDAKRVDVGLGQTNLGYHGQRFPNPCEALDPYRNLAVTAALLQEHHAATGDWVSAAGRYHRPAGGTPAARYRAGFSRQLERLQVSFKQGTPP; encoded by the coding sequence ATGGCAACGCTTAGACTGAGTGGACTTGCGCTCATGCTGACGATGCTCGCAGCCCAGGCTGACGAACTTCCGCCGCCTGCCTATCAACTAGCGGCGCATGACGCCAGCATCCCTTCAAAGGTGCTGTTCGCGATTGCGCTGCAGGAGAGTGGTATCCGCGTCCGTGATCAACTGCTGCCCTGGCCCTGGACCCTGAACATCGCAGGAATACCTTACCGATTCGCCACCCGAGCGGCCGCCTGTCACGCCTTGCTTCAAGCACTCGTCCGACATGACGCCAAGCGGGTTGATGTCGGTCTTGGACAAACCAACCTGGGTTACCACGGACAACGTTTTCCCAACCCTTGCGAAGCCCTCGATCCCTACCGAAATCTCGCCGTGACTGCCGCGCTGTTGCAGGAGCATCACGCCGCTACCGGTGATTGGGTGTCAGCTGCCGGCCGATATCACCGCCCGGCAGGAGGAACGCCGGCCGCGCGTTACCGCGCCGGCTTTTCCCGCCAACTCGAACGACTGCAGGTTTCCTTCAAACAGGGCACACCACCATGA
- a CDS encoding integrating conjugative element protein translates to MKRIPLICYFILLLATFAQPELTVAEDQPSDFTRLHFQVARPPINNEIQPNRAMHADLSTFADEAWILPVRSSHLSPGQITSRALNMPDLRPFFLVGEDPQSLAWLRQRATELQEMGAAGLAVEVTDTEALARIRAAAPDITILPVNGNDIATRLQIEHYPVLITATSLEQ, encoded by the coding sequence ATGAAGCGAATACCCCTTATCTGCTATTTCATCCTGCTCTTGGCTACTTTCGCCCAGCCGGAACTGACCGTAGCCGAGGATCAGCCTAGCGACTTCACCCGCCTCCATTTTCAGGTCGCCAGGCCGCCAATAAACAACGAGATCCAGCCTAATCGGGCCATGCATGCGGACCTGTCCACTTTTGCCGATGAAGCCTGGATACTACCCGTCCGCAGCTCTCACTTGAGCCCCGGCCAAATCACGTCTCGCGCCCTGAACATGCCGGACTTACGGCCATTTTTCCTGGTAGGTGAGGATCCCCAGTCACTGGCTTGGTTGCGTCAACGCGCGACTGAACTGCAGGAAATGGGCGCGGCAGGTCTAGCGGTTGAAGTAACCGATACCGAAGCTTTGGCCCGAATTCGAGCAGCCGCTCCGGACATCACCATCCTGCCGGTCAACGGCAACGACATCGCCACCCGCCTGCAGATTGAGCACTACCCCGTCCTGATCACCGCCACCTCATTGGAACAGTGA